In Xiphias gladius isolate SHS-SW01 ecotype Sanya breed wild chromosome 5, ASM1685928v1, whole genome shotgun sequence, the following are encoded in one genomic region:
- the inhbaa gene encoding LOW QUALITY PROTEIN: inhibin subunit beta Aa (The sequence of the model RefSeq protein was modified relative to this genomic sequence to represent the inferred CDS: inserted 2 bases in 1 codon), protein MSVLPLLSWTVLILVQSCSSSSDQATKLQPPPLSLTVHPHHQPLPDVASGSHCPSCALARMRRNEGGAAADDAAGHERDEEEAAQQDVVEAVKRHILNMLHLQARPNITRPVPRAALLNALRKLHVGRVAEDGSVQIEGEEEARGRGRQGGGGGGAAAAAAARAGDGSDAQETTEIITFAEAGESQGAVKFILSKEGGDLSLVEQANVWLFLRLAKTNRSRAKVTIRLFQQSGLPNGRPSPPQDDVLLAEKTVDTRRSGWHTFPVSAAVQALLESTESTTLSLRVSCPLCADAGATLILVSGGSDTSQRASXREQSHRPFLMAVVRQGDGGDSRRRRKRGLECDGKVRVCCKRQFYVNFKDIGWNDWIIAPPGYHANYCEGECPSHVASITGSTLSFHSTVISHYRMRGYSPFQNLRSCCVPTRLRAMSMLYYNEEQKIIKKDIQNMIVEECGCS, encoded by the exons ATGTCCGTCTTACCTCTGCTCAGCTGGACCGTCCTTATCCTCGTCCAGAGCTGCAGCTCGTCTTCGGACCAGGCGACCAAACTCCAGCCTCCGCCGCTTTCTCTGACCGTCCATCCTCACCACCAGCCGCTGCCGGACGTCGCCTCCGGCTCCCACTGCCCCTCATGTGCCCTGGCCAGGATGAGGAGAAACGAAGGGGGCGCGGCGGCGGACGATGCGGCAGGACACGAGCGAGACGAGGAGGAGGCGGCTCAGCAGGATGTGGTGGAGGCGGTGAAGAGGCACATCCTTAACATGCTGCATCTCCAGGCCCGGCCCAACATCACCCGGCCCGTGCCGCGCGCCGCGCTCCTCAACGCCCTGCGCAAGCTCCACGTGGGGCGAGTGGCGGAGGACGGCAGCGTGCAGAtcgagggggaggaggaggcgcGAGGGCGGGGACgccagggaggaggagggggcggagcggcggcggcggcggcagctaGGGCAGGAGACGGCAGTGATGCACAGGAGACGACGGAGATTATCACCTTCGCCGAGGCTG gcgAGTCTCAGGGCGCGGTGAAGTTCATCCTCTCTAAGGAAGGAGGCGATCTGTCTCTGGTGGAGCAGGCTAACGTGTGGCTCTTCCTGCGTTTGGCCAAGACCAACCGCAGCCGAGCCAAAGTCACCATCCGCCTCTTCCAGCAGAGCGGGCTCCCCAACGGACGCCCGTCTCCGCCGCAGGACGACGTCCTCCTGGCGGAGAAAACGGTGGACACCCGTCGCAGCGGCTGGCACACCTTCCCCGTGTCGGCGGCGGTGCAGGCGCTGCTGGAGAGCACCGAGAGCACGACGCTGAGCCTCAGGGTGTCCTGCCCGCTCTGCGCCGACGCCGGCGCCACGCTCATCCTGGTCTCCGGCGGCTCGGACACGTCGCAGCGCGCCAG CAGGGAACAATCCCACCGGCCCTTCCTCATGGCCGTGGTCCGGCAGGGGGACGGCGGCGACTCGCGGCGGCGCAGGAAGCGCGGGCTGGAGTGTGACGGGAAAGTCCGCGTCTGCTGCAAACGGCAGTTCTACGTCAACTTCAAAGACATCGGCTGGAACGACTGGATAATCGCGCCGCCCGGCTACCACGCCAACTACTGCGAGGGCGAGTGCCCCTCTCACGTGGCGAGCATCACCGGGTCCACACTGTCCTTCCACTCGACCGTCATCAGCCACTACCGCATGAGGGGCTACAGCCCCTTCCAGAACCTGAGGTCGTGCTGCGTTCCCACCCGGCTACGAGCCATGTCCATGCTCTACTACAACGAGGAGCAAAAGATCATCAAGAAGGACATCCAGAACATGATCGTGGAGGAGTGCGGCTGCTCGTAG